A portion of the Acanthopagrus latus isolate v.2019 chromosome 21, fAcaLat1.1, whole genome shotgun sequence genome contains these proteins:
- the arhgap21b gene encoding rho GTPase-activating protein 21 isoform X3 — MAQATDSAEQVCRGPTAPPDHGYRKEITVPPSPPPQSYPKSQMAVCMRNDSVRTVVVPPDKAHMGRMGPAHRIDYMDPVFVRGRPGSLAQYPQPRKADVYPSGPGMHPYGGQAPHYPANHQNIDWRTYQTYREYIDNKGIHSHGSRTIQERLDNLRATNQTAFGAAHHIPRGDWGPKGIRRRSTSHERSYQGPPPHFQIAPRSASQDRMLSAERMGQTRNWPPRSVSQDGLMHKARAHSTDYVDPAELARPSERRGGYGRADQGTRPSRQSVPRHAMLHRPSIGYSGGMRGPPNPSLYSKGQDSLQTRSSPMLSDRSSHFGKSTSAEHSLTDQRGTVKGNHVAHTSQQGLSRVRAETMQPVEAGREAALVGHRSCSTPKLMPQRPSILKPPPLDPHSQVNGRSPTETGVVLREKPPSGKNPSPLRHPSYILAVTDDGADSTADVAACWLPNDARREIRIRRLGEQCHTSCSSNLDESLDSIPFIDEPISPSVDQNAAPIPPSAVISVAPSVMTGPSTPGSPCPPIRRQLSHDQESLRSALLESDTASKTERSKSYDEGLDNYQEEGRGRSSSRHMPSFRGLRKALDGHKSSGDSGSRRDSSSGIFADSSKEGYLNFRQLTTDKNKRVGGGMRSWKQMYAVLQGHTLTLFKDRKDAQSHASTQSDEEPPQISIKACLIDISYSDTRRKNVLRLTTSDCEYLFQAEGRDDMLTWIRVIQENSNPDEENAAVTSQDLISRKIKEYNMISAPSSRSEPSPKTSRQSLSIKQAFLGGKTDGRGHSPHSPKSGDERRALKDDSSPPRDRGAWKIGIAGIMRKPFEKKTPAGVTFGVRLDDCPAAQTNRFVPLIVEVCCNVVEERGLEYTGIYRVPGNNAAISSMQEELNSKGMNDIDIQEDKWRDLNVISSLLKSFFRKLPDPLFTNEKYADFIEANRTEDSVERLKELKRLIQELPDHHFETLKFLCAHLKKVSDNCEKNKMEPRNLAIVFGPTLVRTSEDNMANMVNHMPDQCKIVENLIQQYDWFFTDDCDDDPVTTAEQESTVQSQPVPNIDHLLSNIGRTAPSPGEVSDSACSDSSKSKGLWGSGKDQCSKEMLRSSFFASRKRKKPKDKAQPSSSDDDLDAVYPKKELPEESQQHPLWSPDSRTEEEGETDEASEKEKHRNSSEEQLDMPSRKESLSCSLTSQPSPSLPTEHISSALQAGSPYASPSHSPNLSYHMPMAHQSSLSDPPSNYDDTVSDLGTMNSTSSQASVPRVRRGRMVAPEAGPSGLAAEVCSITSDYSTTSSMTFLTGAELNTLSPEVQSVAESRGGDDADDERSELISEGRPMETDSESDMSVFTVGKAEHRDPQEAPRPLPSHRLIECDTLSRKKAAQQKHNSESSLEGAWSDKDSNRLSRVMGSVKGRSTGSLSSSSRSELDKAEPAWKLKITDRLKVRLRMSVDDMFGVGSQRSRSPEGRSKKKNIRRRHTMGGQRDFPELSVLGDWQVGIGSGSRSELSAVDQLKPKCSSQDFSIGDWIARERHRTSNPEVSLDFTDQQGALCSASSQNLGASSSSELPHRAAEVLNGDVPQSKNLSLSATAHPHKLTSSQVVHSRFYQYL, encoded by the exons ATGGCCCAGGCGACAGACTCAGCAGAGCAGGTCTGCCGAGGGCCAACCGCACCCCCTGACCATGGGTACCGCAAGGAGATCACCGTGCCGCCATCTCCGCCGCCTCAATCATATCCAAAAAGTCAAATGGCAGTGTGCATGCGCAACGACAGTGTGAGGACAGTGGTGGTTCCTCCTGATAAAGCCCACATGGGGCGGATGGGTCCAGCACATAGGATAGATTACATGGACCCTGTCTTTGTCAGGGGGAGGCCTGGGTCACTGGCCCAGTATCCTCAGCCACGAAAGGCTGATGTTTATCCCAGTGGTCCAGGAATGCATCCATATGGAGGTCAGGCACCTCATTACCCAGCCAACCATCAAAACATTGATTGGCGCACTTACCAAACGTACCGGGAGTACATTGACAACAAAGGAATCCATTCCCATGGTAGCCGGACTATCCAGGAGAGGCTGGATAATTTGCGAGCTACTAATCAGACCGCCTTTGGCGCTGCTCATCACATTCCCCGGGGAGACTGGGGACCTAAGGGGATAAGACGGAGGAGTACATCACATGAACGATCATACCAAGGACCTCCACCCCACTTTCAGATAGCCCCGCGCAGTGCATCGCAGGACCGGATGCTCAGTGCGGAGAGAATGGGTCAAACCAGGAACTGGCCTCCTCGAAGTGTGTCCCAAGATGGCCTAATGCACAAAGCCCGGGCACATTCCACGGACTATGTTGACCCTGCAGAGTTGGCTCGGCccagtgagaggagaggagggtatGGAAGGGCAGACCAAGGTACGAGGCCCAGCAGACAGTCTGTCCCCAGACACGCCATGCTCCACAGGCCCTCTATTGGATACAGTGGTGGCATGAGGGGGCCACCCAACCCCTCTCTGTACTCTAAAGGACAAGATTCTCTTCAGACCCGCTCCTCACCCATGCTCTCAGACAGATCCTCACATTTTGGAAAGAGCACAAGTGCAGAACACTCTCTTACAGACCAAAGAGGGACAGTCAAAGGAAACCACGTGGCCCACACTTCCCAACAAGGCCTAAGCAGGGTGCGGGCTGAAACCATGCAGCCTGTTGAGGCAGGCAGAGAAGCAGCATTGGTAGGACACAGGTCTTGCTCTACCCCAAAGCTAATGCCTCAGCGACCAAGCATACTCAAACCACCTCCCCTAGACCCACATAGTCAGGTCAACGGGCGAAGCCCAACGGAGACTGGCGTTGTTCTTAGGGAAAAGCCCCCCTCTGGAAAGAACCCCAGCCCTCTGCGGCACCCCTCCTACATCCTGGCGGTAACTGACGATGGAGCAGACTCAACAGCAGATGTGGCGGCTTGCTGGCTTCCCAACGATGCACGTCGAGAGATACGCATACGTCGCCTTGGGGAACAATGTCACACCTCGTGTTCCAGCAACCTGGATGAGTCTTTGGACTCCATTCCATTTATTG ATGAACCAATCAGTCCCAGTGTCGACCAAAACGCTGCTCCTATTCCACCCTCGGCTGTGATATCTGTTGCACCATCCGTAATGACTGGTCCCTCCACCCCTGGCTCACCATGCCCTCCCATTCGTCGTCAGCTGTCACATGACCAAG AGTCACTCAGAAGTGCTTTGTTGGAGTCTGACACAGCCAGTAAAACAGAGCGGTCCAAATCCTATGATGAGGGTCTGGATAACTATCAGGAGGAGGGCAGAGG GAGATCTTCAAGTAGGCATATGCCGAGTTTCAGGGGCCTGAGAAAG GCTCTAGATGGTCATAAATCATCTGGGGATTCTGGATCTCGAAGGGATTCTTCTTCAGGTATCTTTGCGGATTCTTCCAAAGAAGGTTATCTCAATTTCAGGCAACTTACTACAGATAAAAACAAG CGTGTCGGTGGAGGAATGAGATCATGGAAGCAGATGTACGCTGTTCTACAAGGTCACACCCTCACGCTCTTCAAAGACAGGAAAGATGCACAGTCTCATGCCTCCACACAATCTGATGAGGAGCCACCGCAAATCAGCATCAAGGCCTGTCTGATTGACATCTCCTATAGCGACACGAGACGCAAGAACGTGCTGCGTCTTACCACCTCAGACTGCGAGTATTTATTCCAGGCAGAAGGGAGGGACGACATGCTGACCTGGATCCGAGTCATTCAGGAAAACAGTAACCCGGATGAAGAG AATGCTGCTGTAACAAGTCAGGACTTGATCAGTCGAAAGATCAAAGAGTACAACATGATCAG CGCccccagcagcaggtcagaaccATCCCCCAAAACCTCCCGCCAGTCTCTCAGCATCAAACAAGCCTTCCTGGGAGGTAAAACAGACGGCAGGGGCCACAGTCCTCACTCGCCTAAATCAGGAGATGAGCGGAGGGCGTTGAAAG ATGATTCCAGTCCACCACGAGACAGAGGTGCTTGGAAAATTGGCATCGCAGGGATCATGAGGAAGCCCTTTGAAAAAAAGACTCCAGCTGGGGTCACGTTTGGGGTGCGGCTTGATGACTGTCCAGCTGCACAGACAAACAGG TTTGTTCCTCTGATCGTGGAAGTTTGCTGTAatgtggtggaggagagaggtcTGGAGTACACAGGAATCTACAGAGTCCCTGGGAACAACGCTGCCATCTCCAGCATGCAGGAGGAGCTCAACAGTAAAGGCATGAATGACATCGACATCCAGGAAGAC AAATGGCGGGACCTAAATGTCATCAGTAGTTTACTGAAGTCCTTTTTCCGAAAACTTCCTGACCCTCTGTTTACAAATG AAAAGTATGCTGATTTTATTGAAGCCAACAGAACAGAAGACTCAGTGGAGAGATTAAAAGAGCTCAAGAGGCTG ATCCAGGAATTACCTGATCATCACTTTGAAACTCTGAAATTCCTTTGTGCTCACCTCAAGAAGGTTTCTGACAACTGTGAAAAGAACAAG ATGGAGCCTCGTAACCTGGCGATCGTGTTTGGTCCTACACTCGTCAGAACTTCTGAGGACAACATGGCCAACATGGTCAATCACATGCCAGACCAGTGCAAGATAGTTGAGAACCTTATCCAGCAGTACGACTGGTTCTTCACTGATGACTGTGATGACGACCCTGTT ACCACAGCTGAGCAGGAAAGCACAGTGCAGTCTCAGCCTGTGCCCAATATCGACCACCTGCTCTCAAACATCGGGCGGACTGCACCGTCACCGGGCGAAGTCTCAG attCAGCATGTAGTGACTCCTCCAAATCAAAG GGCTTGTGGGGGTCAGGGAAGGATCAGTGTAGCAAAGAGATGCTGCGCTCCTCCTTCTTCGCCAGCCGCAAGCGTAAGAAGCCCAAGGACAAAGCTCAACCCAGCAGTTCAGACGATGACCTGGACGCTGTGTACCCCAAGAAGGAGCTCCCGGAGGAGAGCCAGCAGCACCCTCTGTGGTCCCCAGACAGCCGGAccgaggaggagggggagacagatGAAGCCAGTGAGAAAGAGAAGCACAGGAACAGCTCAGAGGAGCAGCTCGACATGCCCAGCAGGAAAGAGTCTCTCTCTTGCAGCCTGACATCGCAGCCCTCTCCCTCCCTACCTACAGAACACATTTCCTCTGCCCTTCAAGCCGGCTCCCCCTACGCCTCGCCCTCCCATTCCCCGAACCTCAGCTACCACATGCCGATGGCTCACCAGTCCTCTCTGTCAGACCCGCCTTCCAACTACGACGACACGGTGTCCGACCTTGGTACGATGAACAGCACCAGCTCTCAGGCGTCGGTGCCCAGAGTGAGGCGAGGCAGGATGGTGGCTCCAGAGGCAGGGCCGAGCGGGCTAGCGGCAGAGGTTTGCTCCATCACCTCCGATtactccaccacctcctccatgACGTTCCTGACTGGAGCTGAGCTCAACACTCTCAGTCCTGAAGTGCAGAGTGTGGCAGAAAGCAGGGGTGGAGACGACGCTGATGATGAGAGGAGTGAGCTGATCAGCGAGGGAAGGCCCATGGAGACGGACAGTGAAAGCGACATGTCGGTGTTCACAGTTGGAAAAGCAGAACATCGTGACCCTCAGGAGGCTCCTCGTCCCCTCCCCTCACACAGACTCATTGAGTGTGATACGCTTTCCAGAAAGAAAGCCgctcaacagaaacacaacagcgAGTCTTCACTGGAAGGAGCGTGGAGTGATAAAGATTCCAACAGGCTGTCACGAGTGATGGGGTCGGTCAAAGGACGCTCCACAGGCAGCCTCAGCTCCTCGTCTCGTAGCGAGTTAGATAAGGCCGAGCCAGCGTGGAAGCTGAAGATCACCGACAGACTGAAGGTGCGTCTGCGAATGTCTGTGGATGACATGTTTGGCGTGGGCAGCCAGAGGAGCCGGTCCCCGGAGGGCCgcagcaagaagaagaacatcAGACGCAGGCACACCATGGGCGGTCAGCGGGACTTCCCCGAGCTGTCCGTTTTGGGAGACTGGCAGGTCGGCATCGGTTCAGGCTCTCGCTCCGAGCTGTCGGCTGTGGACCAGCTGAAGCCCAAGTGCAGCTCTCAAGACTTCTCCATCGGGGACTGGATTGCACGTGAGCGCCACCGCACCAGCAATCCCGAGGTCAGCCTGGACTTCACTGAtcagcagggggcgctgtgcAGTGCCAGCTCCCAGAACCTCGGTGCCTCGTCCTCGTCTGAACTCCCACATCGTGCAGCGGAGGTGCTGAACGGAGACGTCCCCCAGAGCAAAAATCTGAGCCTTTCAGCCACCGCTCACCCACATAAACTCACAAGTTCCCAGGTGGTCCATTCACGCTTCTATCAGTACCTGTGA